In one window of Dehalococcoidia bacterium DNA:
- a CDS encoding rhodanese-like domain-containing protein, which produces MATKDEREPFYRIDVAEMKQMVGDGEAVIVDVRNPNEYQSGHVPGASLIPVNSVFQRREELPADKKIIFVCSVGQRSALAAEMAAAGGLPADRLYNLEGGTDAWKKAGEPLED; this is translated from the coding sequence ATGGCCACCAAGGACGAACGCGAACCGTTCTATCGCATCGACGTCGCAGAGATGAAGCAGATGGTCGGCGATGGCGAAGCCGTGATCGTCGATGTGCGGAACCCGAACGAATACCAGTCGGGCCACGTACCCGGTGCGTCCCTCATCCCCGTGAACAGCGTCTTCCAGCGCCGCGAAGAGCTTCCCGCCGACAAGAAGATCATTTTCGTCTGCTCGGTCGGACAGCGAAGCGCGCTGGCTGCCGAGATGGCCGCGGCGGGCGGCCTTCCGGCCGACCGCCTCTATAACCTCGAGGGCGGGACAGACGCCTGGAAGAAGGCCGGCGAACCGCTTGAGGACTGA
- a CDS encoding HAD family hydrolase, with the protein MPSYVLWDIDNTLLYTGGAGSLGMRRAFNDLYGVDDAFGRVEFSGRTDTAIFADAAHACGIEPERMGGELVRFLDAYIPHLQMALQEVEGKLMPGIGKLLEALDARDDVVMGLGTGNFRRGGEMKLVHYGIDRYFPGFVGGFGEDSPSRDEVVRLAIERLTEGRANGDRVVVVGDTPHDIAAAHANGAFAFGVATGRNPVDELLACGADVALASLDDVDRVVSIIVHATA; encoded by the coding sequence GTGCCCTCGTACGTGCTCTGGGATATCGATAACACGCTGCTCTACACCGGGGGCGCCGGCAGCCTGGGCATGCGTCGTGCATTCAACGACCTCTACGGCGTCGACGACGCCTTCGGGCGCGTCGAGTTCTCCGGGCGCACGGACACCGCCATCTTCGCGGACGCGGCGCACGCCTGCGGCATCGAGCCGGAGCGCATGGGCGGCGAACTTGTGCGTTTCCTCGACGCCTATATCCCGCACCTGCAGATGGCGCTGCAGGAGGTCGAGGGCAAGCTGATGCCCGGCATTGGGAAACTGCTCGAAGCGTTGGATGCCCGCGACGACGTCGTCATGGGCCTGGGCACAGGCAACTTCCGCCGTGGCGGCGAAATGAAGCTTGTGCACTACGGCATCGACCGCTACTTCCCCGGCTTCGTCGGAGGGTTCGGCGAAGACTCACCTTCCCGCGACGAGGTCGTGCGGCTCGCGATCGAGCGCCTCACGGAGGGACGCGCGAACGGGGACCGCGTCGTCGTCGTCGGTGACACGCCGCACGACATAGCAGCGGCGCACGCCAACGGCGCCTTCGCGTTCGGCGTCGCCACCGGACGCAATCCGGTCGATGAGTTGCTCGCGTGCGGCGCGGACGTCGCACTGGCATCGCTCGACGACGTGGACAGGGTGGTGTCGATCATCGTCCATGCGACGGCGTGA
- a CDS encoding SDR family oxidoreductase — MAHPFDGHVAIVTGANHGIGAATARVLAARGAAVLLNYLRIADESHEATPRAYRRNRAMSADATLAEVVGGGGRAIAVEADLGDVATPFLLFDAAERAFGHVDILVNNATGWRQDTFKPASVDRLGRPMQRVTAGTIDAQFAVDARASALLIAEFAARHIARGGAWGRIVGLTSGGALGFPEDVSYGAAKAALENYTMSAAIELAPYGVTANIVYPPVTDTGWVTDAVRDFVRASPEHMHVAEPDEVAEVIAYLVSDEARLITANVVRLR, encoded by the coding sequence TTGGCGCATCCGTTCGATGGCCACGTCGCGATCGTCACGGGCGCCAATCACGGCATTGGCGCCGCGACGGCACGCGTCCTGGCGGCCCGCGGGGCGGCCGTGCTGCTCAACTACCTCAGGATCGCGGACGAAAGCCACGAGGCTACGCCGCGGGCCTATCGTCGCAATCGGGCGATGTCTGCCGATGCGACCCTCGCCGAGGTCGTCGGCGGCGGCGGCCGCGCGATCGCCGTGGAAGCTGATCTCGGTGACGTGGCGACGCCTTTCTTACTCTTCGATGCCGCGGAGCGCGCCTTCGGCCACGTCGACATCCTGGTGAACAACGCTACGGGCTGGCGTCAGGACACGTTCAAGCCGGCCAGCGTCGACCGGCTCGGCCGGCCGATGCAGCGCGTGACGGCGGGGACAATCGATGCGCAGTTCGCGGTCGACGCGCGTGCGTCGGCGCTGCTCATCGCCGAGTTCGCGGCGCGACACATCGCACGCGGCGGCGCGTGGGGACGGATCGTTGGTCTGACGTCGGGCGGCGCGCTGGGTTTCCCTGAGGACGTGTCGTACGGAGCGGCAAAGGCAGCGCTTGAGAACTACACGATGTCGGCGGCGATCGAACTGGCGCCGTACGGCGTCACGGCGAACATCGTGTATCCGCCTGTGACCGATACCGGCTGGGTGACTGATGCAGTGCGCGATTTCGTACGCGCGAGCCCCGAACACATGCACGTCGCGGAGCCCGATGAAGTCGCTGAGGTCATCGCGTACCTGGTGTCAGACGAGGCACGGCTGATCACGGCGAACGTCGTCCGCCTGCGATGA